In the Moraxella osloensis genome, TGCCGAGGTGATTGACACCCCTGACTGGAACAAACTTGGACTGACATTATAAGCGTTACCAATAACAAAGGTGACTGCCATGGTTTCACCCAATGCGCGACCCAATCCCAAAATGATACCGCCCACCACACCGGCTTTGGTATAAGGCAACACCACGTATCGCATCACTTCCCAAGTGGTTGAACCCAAACCATAGGCAGATTCTTTAAGCATCTTTGGCGTAATGGAGAAAACGTCACGCATGACCGATGCAATAAACGGGATAATCATGACGGCCAAAATCAAACTTGCGGTGAATAGACCAATACCCATCGGCGCACCTTGGAATAAACGACCCACAAAAGGCACATCACCCAAATGGTCAATCAGCCAAGGCTGGATATGCTCTGAAAACCAAGGCGCAAATACGAAAAATCCCCACATACCATAGATAATTGAAGGGATACCCGCTAACAACTCAATAGCAATACCCAAAGGACGTTTTAAAAAATTGGGGCAAAGCTCTGTCAAAAACATGGCAATACCAAAACTTACTGGCACAGCGACTAAAATAGCAATAATCGAAGTCACAAGTGTCCCGTAGATTGGTGCCAGTGCGCCGTATACATCCATCCCTGTATCCCAGTCTTTACTGGTATAAAAGTTAATGCCAAACGCCTTCATACTTGGCAATGCGCCAAGCAATAGTGAAATTAAGATACCACCTAACAACAACAGCACGATAAACGCAAAAAGACGGGTCGCGTTGACAAACAACCAGTCTAATTGTTTTTGCTTTGCGAGTTTTGCGTGTAAATCCGACATAAGAACCCAGCCATCAAAAAATAGTTTTAGTTTACTAATTCTAGAAATTTGAAAAAAAACGTAGAGCACTAACTTGTTTATTGCTCTACGTATCGTCTGACATGCCTAACCCTGTTAACTGTTAATCATCATGAGATTATTTTGCCGCTGACGCAGTTGCCGTGGCAGCATCTGAGCTAAATAGTGGCTTACCATCAGCCCCTACAACTTTTTTCCACTCTTCGCGGAAGATAGCTTTGCTTTCTGCTGAGAATGGTACAAAGTCCAATGATTTTGCTGATTCATCACCGTTTGAATACGCCCAGTCAAAGAATTTAAGGGTATTTTTGACGTTTTCTGGTCTGGTTGGTTTAGTATGGACTAAGATGAATGTTGCTGCAGAGATTGGCCAGGCATTTGGGTCTGCTTGGTTAGTCAATACGATGTTAAAGCCTGGTGTACCTTTCCAATCTGCATTACCCGCAGCGGCAAAGCTTTCAGCCGACGGTTGTACAAAGTTGCCCGCCGCATTTTTTAGCTGAGTATGCGACATTTTGTTTTGTTTTGCGTAAGCGTACTCAACATAACCGATTGAGTTTTTGGCACGAGCGACGTTACTTGCCACGCCTTCATTACCTTTACCACCTGCACCTGTGGCAGCGGTTGGCCATTTAATGGATTTATCTACACCTGGACCTGCTTTCCATTCTGGTGATACAGCAGCTAAGTAGTTTGCAAAGTTAAAGGTTGTACCTGAACCGTCAGAACGGAAAATCGTCGTGATTGGCGCATCGGGTAGTGTCACACCTGGATTTAATGCGGTAATCGCTGGGTCATTCCATTTAGTGATTTTACCCAAGTAGATATTGGCAAGGGTGGTACCGTCTAGTTTTAATTGACCGGGTGCAACACCCTCGATGTTAACAACCGGTACAACACCCCCGATAACGGTTGGGAACTGGATTAAACCGCTTTTATCCAACTCTTCTTTGCTTAAAGGCGCATCCGACGCACCAAAGTCAACGGTATTGGCTTGGATTTGTTTGATACCACCTGATGAACCGATTGATTGGTAGTTTACTTGACCGCCAGTGGCGTTCTTGAACTCAGCTGCCCATTTAGCATAGATAGGTTGTGGGAAAGAGGCGCCTGCACCTGTGATGGTAAATACGGCGTTTTTGTCGCTACCTGTAGCGCCTGTAGTAGAAGTGCTTGACGTTGCTGAGGCACCCGCTGCTTGATTGTCTGCTTGTTTGTTACCACAAGCGGTTAATGCTAAGGTCGATGCTACGATAACACTTAATAATGAATAACGCATGGATAGCTCCTAAAAACGTTTTGAATTTATAATGAAACTGCCTGAATGAAAAAATGTCACCAACGGTACGATTTAACTTTTTGGTTATTTTCACTACTTATTCAAATTAGGGACACGCCCTAGGATAGCTCAAAGCTGATATAGCTCAATGCTGACCGATTTAACTGTCATGACAATAACCATCATTCGGTTTGTATAAAAATTGTGTATATGATTACAAAGAAATGTGACAGTATCATGACAATTTGATGACTGACCGATTGCGCACGTTATAAGTAGTCTAGATAAGTACATTTAACATTAAACTTGCTTATCGATTGCCAAAGCCTTGAAAAGCTTTAGCGGTGAATGAGAAGTAAAAAAGTTAAGCAGTTGAAAAGTTATCCATAATTTAACAATTTAAGACTATAAAAACCCATGGCAGTCGCAACCAAGGTTAAAAGCACATGGACGCCAATCAAGGCGACACCTTGCCATACCTTGCCGGTATTCAAAAAAGTAAACACTTCGGCACTAAACGTACTAAAGGTTGTCAGTCCCCCCAAAAACCCGGTGGTGATAAACAGTCGTAAGTTTGGGTGCATCTTTTGGGTGAGTACCAGGGCAAATCCCATCAACAGCCCGCCTAGTACATTGGCAAATAGTGTGCCATACGGCAACCAAGGGTGTAGGCTGTTGAGTCTGGCTAACCACCAGCGCAGCATTGCCCCAAATGCCGCCCCCAGTCCTATCCACAGCCATGGCATATTTAAGTCCTTGTGGTGGTTATGGTTTAGCTAGGTTGACAGCAGGCAGCGATGTCATATCCCAACGCGGCAAGCAGCTAACCGCTAGCTCATCGTGTTGACCGGCATTCAAGCGCTGCCACCCGGCGAAGGCAATCATGGCGCCATTGTCGGTACACAAGGCAGGCGGTGCATAATGCACAGTGGCATTGATTTTGGCTAATGCCTCGGCTAACGATTCTCGTAGTTGTTGATTGGCACTCACCCCGCCTGCGATCACCAGCCGTCTCATACCCGTTTGCTGCAAGGCTTTGACGCATTTTTTCACCAACGTATCGACCATCGCATATTGAAAACTTGCTGCAATATCGGCGCGCGTCTGGGCATGCTCAGGATTATGGCTATCGGTTGGATGGTCTTTAATCAAATTATGCACGGCGGTTTTCATACCACTGAAAGAAAAATCCAATCCTTTGCCGAGCATCGGGCGCGGTAATTCATAAGCTAACGGATTGCCTGTTTGCGCCAAGCGGGCAATATTAGGCCCACCAGGATAAGGCAACTCTAGCATTTTAGCGGCTTTATCAAAGCACTCGCCTGCAGCATCGTCTATCGACTCACCCAATATTTCATATTGCCCGATGCCTTTGACCGCCACCAACATGGTATGTCCACCCGACACCAGCAACGCGACAAACGGAAAATCGGGCGGATTGGCGCCTAATAGCGGCGCGAGTAAGTGTCCTTCCATGTGATGTACGCCAATCGCAGGAATATTAAGTGCCATCGCCAAACTGCGCCCAAACAATGCCCCAGTCATCAACGCGCCCACCAGTCCAGGACCTTTGGTAAAGGCAATTGCATCGATATCGGTTTTGTTGAGTTGGCAGTCATCCAGCAGTTGCTGCAACAAGGGCACTAATTTACGGATATGATCGCGGCTTGCAAGTTCAGGGACTACCCCACCATATGTCGCATGTAGCGCGATTTGACTATACAGCACTTGCCCGACCAAACCTTGATTGGGTTGGTGACGTTGGTCACTATCAAAAATGGCTAATCCCGTTTCATCGCAGGATGTTTCCAGTCCTAGCACACGCATGGTATTTCCTTAAACAATAAATAAACGTCAACATACCGATGGCAAGTTAGTTATTTTTTGCCATCATTGACAATTTTGACAGGAATGGTTAACCCTTTGGCAAAGGGCTCGGCAAAGACATAAGTGTATTGACTCGGAGCAATTTGCTGGGTGGTATGGATGACAAACGCGCTGTTTTTACCGGCTGTGAGTTCATGTGACACATAGGCAGTACCCAGCTGGTCAAGCACTTTGGATAAGACTTCATTGACTGCCATACCCACCGTTAAGTTGTAGCGAGATGTTTCATTATTCACATGATACATCTCGGCATACGCTTTGACAGGCTCGCTATCGATCGCAAACGGGTATTTAAAGCTAGCTTTATCGACTGGCTTAACGCCCGAATCCACCAATGCCCAGTTGATTTGTTTGGGCGCACCGTTTTGGGCGGCTTGGGGAGATACGGTACTGGCGACAGCTACACTTTCAACGTGATGCGGACTTTGAACGCTAGACACTGTGGCGCTTACTGTGACACTTGCTGTGCTGTTTTGCGCTGGCTTGTTATCACTGGCAGGTTGACAAGCCGAGAGTATCGCCTCACCCATCAGCAAACTTGATACTATAACTGCTTGTTTCATTGGCACGCCTCCAATACATCCAAACTCTTTGTCTAGCTTAGCTTAAATTATCTTAGCTTAACTTATTTTAGCTCAGTAGCTTAGGCAGTGACGCCCCCATTACTGACGGGCTGATAAGAAAGATGACGATTGATGCGTTTTTCTGCCAATCGAAACATCCCAATCAATAGCCAAGACAATAACAAATAAATGATACCTGCGGCAAAGAACAACTCAAAAACGGTATAAGTTTTTGACATAATCGTCATTGCCACACCGGTGATATCCATCAAAGTGATGGTCGATGCCAGCGCACTGCCTTTAAGCATAAAAATCACTTCATTGCCATACGCCGGTAGCATGATACCAAAGGCGCGAGGAAAAATAATTCGGCGCAATTTTTGGCTATACGACATGCCAATGGCGTCGGCAGCTT is a window encoding:
- the pstC gene encoding phosphate ABC transporter permease subunit PstC translates to MSDLHAKLAKQKQLDWLFVNATRLFAFIVLLLLGGILISLLLGALPSMKAFGINFYTSKDWDTGMDVYGALAPIYGTLVTSIIAILVAVPVSFGIAMFLTELCPNFLKRPLGIAIELLAGIPSIIYGMWGFFVFAPWFSEHIQPWLIDHLGDVPFVGRLFQGAPMGIGLFTASLILAVMIIPFIASVMRDVFSITPKMLKESAYGLGSTTWEVMRYVVLPYTKAGVVGGIILGLGRALGETMAVTFVIGNAYNVSPSLFQSGVSITSALANEFAESEGLHQSSLLHLGFLLFIITFIVLVISKLMLSRMDKNAGTK
- the pstS gene encoding phosphate ABC transporter substrate-binding protein PstS, yielding MRYSLLSVIVASTLALTACGNKQADNQAAGASATSSTSTTGATGSDKNAVFTITGAGASFPQPIYAKWAAEFKNATGGQVNYQSIGSSGGIKQIQANTVDFGASDAPLSKEELDKSGLIQFPTVIGGVVPVVNIEGVAPGQLKLDGTTLANIYLGKITKWNDPAITALNPGVTLPDAPITTIFRSDGSGTTFNFANYLAAVSPEWKAGPGVDKSIKWPTAATGAGGKGNEGVASNVARAKNSIGYVEYAYAKQNKMSHTQLKNAAGNFVQPSAESFAAAGNADWKGTPGFNIVLTNQADPNAWPISAATFILVHTKPTRPENVKNTLKFFDWAYSNGDESAKSLDFVPFSAESKAIFREEWKKVVGADGKPLFSSDAATATASAAK
- the crcB gene encoding fluoride efflux transporter CrcB produces the protein MPWLWIGLGAAFGAMLRWWLARLNSLHPWLPYGTLFANVLGGLLMGFALVLTQKMHPNLRLFITTGFLGGLTTFSTFSAEVFTFLNTGKVWQGVALIGVHVLLTLVATAMGFYSLKLLNYG
- the tsaD gene encoding tRNA (adenosine(37)-N6)-threonylcarbamoyltransferase complex transferase subunit TsaD — encoded protein: MRVLGLETSCDETGLAIFDSDQRHQPNQGLVGQVLYSQIALHATYGGVVPELASRDHIRKLVPLLQQLLDDCQLNKTDIDAIAFTKGPGLVGALMTGALFGRSLAMALNIPAIGVHHMEGHLLAPLLGANPPDFPFVALLVSGGHTMLVAVKGIGQYEILGESIDDAAGECFDKAAKMLELPYPGGPNIARLAQTGNPLAYELPRPMLGKGLDFSFSGMKTAVHNLIKDHPTDSHNPEHAQTRADIAASFQYAMVDTLVKKCVKALQQTGMRRLVIAGGVSANQQLRESLAEALAKINATVHYAPPALCTDNGAMIAFAGWQRLNAGQHDELAVSCLPRWDMTSLPAVNLAKP